The following DNA comes from Desulfobaculum xiamenense.
TCGCGAATCATGCTCTTCCCGCAGGCGGCGATGCGCGCGCTCTCCCTCAAGACATGGAATCAGACCGTGGCCATCGCGGCCCGTGGGCTGGACAGGGAAAGCGCATGGCAGACGCGCTTTCCCCTCAACGCCGCCCACTGGGCGCTAGGTGCTCTTCTCATCCTCGTCGGTTGCGTCCTTGCGCGGCTCTGAAGCCGCGTCATCCGTAGCGAACGAATCCTCAAGCTCCCACTGCATCGGCGTGGTCGCTTCAACCTCAGCACCTTCCGCAGCATCAGCCGCTAACGCCGCGTCCGGCTCCTGCGCGAGCAGGGACCGATACTCCTCGGATTGCCCGTCAGGTTCGGCAAAACCAGCCTCCGCAAAACCAGCCTCCTCAGACGCCTGCGGTGTCCACTCCAGCCCAGATGGAGCCGCCCAGTCGGCGGCCTCGGCATGAACATCGGGCGTCGTGAGGGCCTCGGTGGCCAGCCCGAACGCCGCACCGGCCGCAGGCACGGAAACGGGCACCGACGCGGGGGCAGGCCGTAAACGTCCCAAACGGATATCACGCTGCAAGCGGGCCGAGGCACGCTCCGCCGCATGATCGGCAAAGGCCCGCCAGCACGAGATGACGGCGAGGGAGAACAGGACCGTATCGCGCCACACGGAGATCATCATGTCCCCGCGTGCGCCGGGGCGAACGGAAAAACAACCGCAACTGATGTCCAGCCCGCGCGAGATGTTGTACCACATGAGGCCGATGAACACGGCCAGCATGCCCGTAATGATGACGGACGCGCCGCGCCGCATCACGCCGCACGCCAGCGCCGCGCCACACGCGAATTCCAGCCACGGCAGAACCATTGCCACCGGATTGATGAGCACCGGCGGCAAAATCTGGTAATTGACCACGACCTGTGCGAACAGGGCCGGATGCAGCACCTTGTCCACTGCGGCGGCGATGAACACCAGCCCGAGGATGACGCTGCACGCCTCGTAGAAACGATTCATCGCGTCCCCTCCCCTGCGGCTTCGGATTCAGGTGCCGCCCCGGTAGCGTCATCCGAATCGGCAGGAACATCCCCGGAACCGACCTCCACCGCGCCGCCAGCGGCCAGCCAGCCGGCGAAGCCCTCGCCGTACACGAAAAGATTCCCGTAACCGAGCATGTCGAGGCTTTCGGCCAGTTCGGCGCTCATATGGCAGGTGATGGAACTGCAATAGATGATGATCCGCCGCCCCGCGTCGGGCGCGCCGATAAGGCGCTGCGCGTCCTCGGCAAACATGCCGGGCGGAATGTTGACGGCACCGGGCACATGCCCTTCCTCGAAATCCTCCACAAAACGGGCATCAATGAACAGTGCCCCACCCTCGGTGAAGGCCTGCAGAGCTTCCGGCGTGTCGATTCCCTGCGCGGCGGATGCGCCGGGCAGGGTTTCTGCCGCTGCGGGCAGCATGCTCTGGCGCAGCGGCGCGCGCTCCCACGTCAGTCCCTCGGGATGATGGATATTGAAGAAATGCGCACAGGCGACCGATACGGCCACCAGAAATGCCATCTCGTACAGCACGGTAAGACGGGGGGAAAGAAGTCGCATTGCACCTCGCTTTTCCGGACCGATGCCCGGCAGTGGTCGAACCGGGAAATTCTGCGACAGCGGGCGGTTATCATCAAGCCTTTTTTGGGCGCGAAACGGACAGCACACCTCGCTTGCCAAATATTGGCACGAAATGCACGCCCATGCTATGTTTCACCATGCTCATCAAACTTCTGAACGGAATGCGTAAAATGAGAACCGGATACAGGGACCTGACCGCCGACGAAGTTCGCGCGTTCATCAAGTCGCGCAGGCAAGGCACCTATACCCTGCTCGATGTCCGGCAGGACTGGGAATACGAGGAGGAACACATCCCCGGTTCCTTTCACATCCCTCTGCCGGAACTTTCCGACCGTCTGCACGAAATTCCCCGCGACAAGCCCGCCATCGCCTACTGCCGCTCCGGCGGGCGCAGCTCCGCCGCGGCGGCCATGCTGCGCGACAACAAGGTGGCCGAGGTCTACAACCTCACGGATGGCATGTCCGGATGGCGTGGGGAGGCGGCCGTCGGCCCGGGATCGGCCGGGTTGCTCGCCTTTTCGGGGGACGAATCGACGGCGGAAGTCGTGGCGCTGGCCTGCCGCATGGAGGTGCAGCTGGGCGACTTCTACCGAACCATGGCCAAGACGGCCACGGTGGACGATGTGCGGGATTTGCTCGAAAAACTGGCCGATTTTGAGGACAGGCACCAGACGTGGCTCTTGACGATCTACCAGAAGCTGACGGGCGAAGCGCTCGACCCGGCGCTACTGACCGCCAGCGCGCAGGATGAAGGCGCCGCCATGCTCGAAGGCGGCCTGACTGCGGAGGAATTCATACGGCGCAACACACCGGCCCTCGACACGCCCACGGGTGTGATCGAGGCGGGGATGATGTTCGAGGCACAGGCGCTGGACCTCTACACGCGCTATGCGGCGCGCTCCGCAAACGAAGCCTCGCGCGCCCTGCTCTACAAGATGGCCGACGAGGAAAAACGCCACCTCAAGGCGCTGGGAACGCTGCTCGACAAGGTTGCGCGCAAAGACTGAAACCGGCGCGACGACGCGGGATCAGGCGGTCGCCACCGCTCCGGCCATTGCCATCTGCCGCACGACGACATGATGGAACGGACGGATAAGATTGAAATAGATAGGCCCCGTCCAATTCCGGTAGCGAATGAACGTGGCGACGTGGAATCTGTTGCGACCATTCCCCAGCGGTTCCATGGCGACGGCGAGATATGCGGTCAGAGGCTTGTCCGTCACTTCCCCGATCCAGAACAGCCCGGACTGCGCGGCGACCGTCGTGAAGAACATCAGCTTATCCCCGGGCAGAAGCGTGAGATCCTCGGCGCGGAAGACGGTGCCGTCGAAGCCGGAATGCCCCATCCCGAGCGCACGGGCGAACACGCCGCGCACGGCGTACAGGCTACGGAGCCACCCCGGGGAATACGACATCATTCCCGCGATGAATTCCGCCAGCTCCACCTCGCCCTCAACGACCTTCACGTCTACATGATCGGCCTGTTTAAAGAGGTGATCAATCTCGGAGACGCCACGCAGATGTTCCATCTCGCCCTCCCGGATTCGAATTTCAGGACCTCTGTTCCTCCGGACGCCGCAAATAGATGATGTATTCCTGATTGCCCTTGGGCCCCTTGATGCGCGAGGGGATGACGCCGATAAACTCCATGCCGTGCTCGTTCACGAGATAGTGAACCACCATGTCCACGGTCTGCTGACGCAGATTTTCGTCGCGCACGACACCTTTGTCCGTCTGCCCCGGAGCGACCTCGAACTGCGGCTTGACCAGCGCGGCGACCTCGCCGCCGGGCTTCAGGAAACGCAGGCTCGGCTCCATGACCTTGGTCAGCGAAATGAAGGACACGTCAGCCACGATCATGTCCACCTGTTCCGGCAACAGATCGTCCGGCGCAAGGCGCATGTTCGTGCGCTCAAGGTTCACGACGCGGGGATCGTTGCGCAGTCGCGAATCGAGCTGGCCGTAGCCGACGTCCACCGCGTACACCCGGCTCGCCCCATGCTGGAGCAGGCAGTCCGTGAAGCCGCCCGTGGACGCGCCGACATCAAGGGCGACCTTGCCCTCGCACGACAGGCCGAAATGCTCGATGGCAGTGAGCAGCTTGTACGCCCCGCGCGAAACGAAACGCTCCACTCCCTTGAGCGACAGCTCGTCATCCTGCGAAAGCTGCTGTCCCGGCTTGGTCACGGGTTCGCGACAGCCCACCCGCTCCACGAAAACCTGCCCGGCCATGATGAGCCGCTCGGCTTTTTCCTTGCTTTCCACCAGTCCCTGCTCATAGAGCAACTGGTCCGCCCGTATCCTATTTTTCGCCATACGCTCTCACTTTCTGTAAATTCTCTGCGACCGGGCTCACATGTCACAGACGGCGCCGTAGGGCAAGCGAGCGTATCGAAATATCGAGCCATGATGCACACTTTTGTTGCCTTGCATCGCCCGGTGCATTTACAATGCACGAGAGCTGGAGTCTGCGGACCGATGATGAAATAGCGTACAACTGCAAACAGGATCACGCGCAACTCATCGCCAACACTACATGAACATGGGCATATGCATCAAGAAAAGTCTCACCAACGACATAAAGCGGCGCATGCTCGCGCTCGCGGTCATATCCGCCACGCTCACGGCGGCCCTCTGGATACACAGCGAGTATCGCTCCTTCAGCGATGAAATCGGACAACTCCGTTCAGTCTACCTCGACAGCCGAAAGGAAAAGCTGCGCGAGGAACTGGGCAACGTGCTCGATTACATCGGCTACATGAAGAGCACCACCGATGAACGCCTGCGGGAGTCCATCCGCTCGCGCGTTTACGAGGCCCACGCCATTGCCACGCACATCGTCGACACCTTCGGCGCGGACACGCCCCGCGAACGCCTCGAATCCCTTGTCCGCGAAGCCCTGCGCCCCATCTCCTTCAACAATGGGAGAGGATACTTCTTTGCTGGAGATTTCAGCGGCGTCGAACAACTCTTCCCACCCAACCAGAAATACGAACAGCGCTATCTGCTCGATCTGCGCGACACCGAGGGCCGCCTCGTCATACGTGATGTCATAGACATATGCAGGACCAACGGCGAGGGCTTCTACGAATATCACTGGCCCAAACCCGGAATCCCCGATTCGAGCTTTCCCAAGATCGCCTACGTCAAAACATTCGCGCCATTCGGCTGGTTCATCGGCACCGGCGAGTATCTCGATGACGTCGAGAGGGACATCAAGGCCGAAGTGCTCTCTCGCCTCGGCCATATCCGCTTCGAAAAAAGTGGGTACATCTTCGTCGTACACCGGGACGGCACCATGCTCGCCAACGGCCTGCAACCGGAACTCGTCGGCCAACCGGTGCCGGACAACACCGCCCCCGGATCGCCAAGCCTGATGCAACTCGGCCAAGAGGCCGCAGCCCAGCCTGGGGGCGGGTTCATGACCTACATGTGGCGCAAGCCGGGGTCCGACGAGCAGCATCCGAAGATGAGCCACATCCGGCCCGTCGATGAATGGGACTGGATGGTCGGCGCGGGTGTCTACCTCGATGAAATCGACCAGACCATCGGCCAGATGCGCTCCAGCCTCATAAGCGACATCCGGGACCGGCTCCTGCGTATCGGGGCGCTTCTCGCCCTGCTCATCGTCGGCATTTCGCTTTCCACACGGCTTATGACCGCACAGATCAACCGCAGCTTCACGGCCTTCTCATCGTTCTTCGACAAGGCAGCCAAGGGAGCCGCGCACATCGACCCAGGCGCGCTGGAATTCGATGAATTCGCAGCCCTCGCCGAACCGGCAAACCGCATGATCCGCGAGCGCGACATGGCGCAGGAAAAGCTCCAGCAGGCGCGCGACACCCTCGAAATCCACGTGCGCGAAAAGACGGCCGAACTCGTCACCGCCAACGACACCCTGCGGCGGCGCGAGGAACTGCTGCGCGTCACCTTCAACTCCACGGGCGACGCCATCCTCGTCCTCGACCAGACGGGGAACATCGTGGATACGAACCCGCAGTTCGCCACCATGTGGGGTATTCCGGAAAGGATGGGGCTTGACGACAGCGCCAGCGTCTTCGCCCTCATGGCGGAGCAGGTGCAGGCTCCCGACACCCTGCGCGAGGGTTTCGCCCTCCTCGCTCCGGATTCCGTACGTTTCGACGAACTGGCCTGCCGCGACGGGCGCACCATAGAGCGCTACGCCTACCCCCTCGTGCGTGACGGGCATGTCATGGGCAGAGTCTTCAACTTCCGCGACATCACCGAACGCGTGAACTCCCAACGCGAGGTACAGAGCCTGCGCTCGCTCCTTGGCAACATCGTCGATTCCATGCCCTCCATCCTCATCGCCGTGGACAGACTGGGCCGGGTGACACAGTGGAACCGCGCGGCAGCGGAACGCACGGGGATTTCCGCCACGAAGGCCCAACGCCGACCGCTCGAAGAGGTCTTCCACATCCTTGGAGACGACTGTCAGGCCGTACACAAGGCCATGCGCGACGCGGAGCCGCAGTTCGCGACAAGGATTCCCCGGCTTGTAGAGGGCGAAAAACGATTCTTCGACCTCACCGTCTACCCGCTGGGCGCCCAGACCGTGGAGGGCGCCGTCATGCGGCTGGACGACGTGACCAGCCGCGTCCAC
Coding sequences within:
- a CDS encoding cache domain-containing protein, with translation MNMGICIKKSLTNDIKRRMLALAVISATLTAALWIHSEYRSFSDEIGQLRSVYLDSRKEKLREELGNVLDYIGYMKSTTDERLRESIRSRVYEAHAIATHIVDTFGADTPRERLESLVREALRPISFNNGRGYFFAGDFSGVEQLFPPNQKYEQRYLLDLRDTEGRLVIRDVIDICRTNGEGFYEYHWPKPGIPDSSFPKIAYVKTFAPFGWFIGTGEYLDDVERDIKAEVLSRLGHIRFEKSGYIFVVHRDGTMLANGLQPELVGQPVPDNTAPGSPSLMQLGQEAAAQPGGGFMTYMWRKPGSDEQHPKMSHIRPVDEWDWMVGAGVYLDEIDQTIGQMRSSLISDIRDRLLRIGALLALLIVGISLSTRLMTAQINRSFTAFSSFFDKAAKGAAHIDPGALEFDEFAALAEPANRMIRERDMAQEKLQQARDTLEIHVREKTAELVTANDTLRRREELLRVTFNSTGDAILVLDQTGNIVDTNPQFATMWGIPERMGLDDSASVFALMAEQVQAPDTLREGFALLAPDSVRFDELACRDGRTIERYAYPLVRDGHVMGRVFNFRDITERVNSQREVQSLRSLLGNIVDSMPSILIAVDRLGRVTQWNRAAAERTGISATKAQRRPLEEVFHILGDDCQAVHKAMRDAEPQFATRIPRLVEGEKRFFDLTVYPLGAQTVEGAVMRLDDVTSRVHIEDMMIQTEKMMSVGGLAAGMAHEINNPLGAVLQASQNITRRLSPDMPANKTVADELGLDLTLVHEYMQRRKISTYIEGIQEAGNRAAVIVRNMLDFSRKSETTRTPHNIGMLLDRAAELASKDYDLKKKYDFKQIEIVREYDPDTPIIAVNGTELEQVFLNLLKNAGQAMAEKDYAGQTPRITLRTAPENGKVRIEIEDNGPGIRLESHKRIFEPFFTTKGVGFGTGLGLSVSYFIITRNHGGEFRVDSEPGEWTRFTIHLPPLKPHHDETQPDASDSTPEPYNGTKKGES
- a CDS encoding TlyA family RNA methyltransferase; amino-acid sequence: MAKNRIRADQLLYEQGLVESKEKAERLIMAGQVFVERVGCREPVTKPGQQLSQDDELSLKGVERFVSRGAYKLLTAIEHFGLSCEGKVALDVGASTGGFTDCLLQHGASRVYAVDVGYGQLDSRLRNDPRVVNLERTNMRLAPDDLLPEQVDMIVADVSFISLTKVMEPSLRFLKPGGEVAALVKPQFEVAPGQTDKGVVRDENLRQQTVDMVVHYLVNEHGMEFIGVIPSRIKGPKGNQEYIIYLRRPEEQRS
- a CDS encoding DUF2867 domain-containing protein, with translation MEHLRGVSEIDHLFKQADHVDVKVVEGEVELAEFIAGMMSYSPGWLRSLYAVRGVFARALGMGHSGFDGTVFRAEDLTLLPGDKLMFFTTVAAQSGLFWIGEVTDKPLTAYLAVAMEPLGNGRNRFHVATFIRYRNWTGPIYFNLIRPFHHVVVRQMAMAGAVATA
- a CDS encoding MauE/DoxX family redox-associated membrane protein — encoded protein: MNRFYEACSVILGLVFIAAAVDKVLHPALFAQVVVNYQILPPVLINPVAMVLPWLEFACGAALACGVMRRGASVIITGMLAVFIGLMWYNISRGLDISCGCFSVRPGARGDMMISVWRDTVLFSLAVISCWRAFADHAAERASARLQRDIRLGRLRPAPASVPVSVPAAGAAFGLATEALTTPDVHAEAADWAAPSGLEWTPQASEEAGFAEAGFAEPDGQSEEYRSLLAQEPDAALAADAAEGAEVEATTPMQWELEDSFATDDAASEPRKDATDEDEKST
- a CDS encoding rhodanese-like domain-containing protein; its protein translation is MRTGYRDLTADEVRAFIKSRRQGTYTLLDVRQDWEYEEEHIPGSFHIPLPELSDRLHEIPRDKPAIAYCRSGGRSSAAAAMLRDNKVAEVYNLTDGMSGWRGEAAVGPGSAGLLAFSGDESTAEVVALACRMEVQLGDFYRTMAKTATVDDVRDLLEKLADFEDRHQTWLLTIYQKLTGEALDPALLTASAQDEGAAMLEGGLTAEEFIRRNTPALDTPTGVIEAGMMFEAQALDLYTRYAARSANEASRALLYKMADEEKRHLKALGTLLDKVARKD
- a CDS encoding rhodanese-like domain-containing protein, whose translation is MRLLSPRLTVLYEMAFLVAVSVACAHFFNIHHPEGLTWERAPLRQSMLPAAAETLPGASAAQGIDTPEALQAFTEGGALFIDARFVEDFEEGHVPGAVNIPPGMFAEDAQRLIGAPDAGRRIIIYCSSITCHMSAELAESLDMLGYGNLFVYGEGFAGWLAAGGAVEVGSGDVPADSDDATGAAPESEAAGEGTR